The following coding sequences lie in one Anguilla rostrata isolate EN2019 chromosome 8, ASM1855537v3, whole genome shotgun sequence genomic window:
- the exoc3 gene encoding exocyst complex component 3 → MEETDREAFATSVQRVAGMLQRPDQLDKVEQYRRREARKKASVEARLKAAIQSQLDGVRTGLCQLHNALEDVKDIQSSLADVSKDWRQSINTIENLREVKDAVVQHSQLASAVENLKNIFSVPEIVQEARELIEQGELLQAHRKLMDLECSRDDLMYEQHRMDSRSAHDTGLIRGYFGDVQRLSEELAKQLWVVLQRSLVTVRRDPTVLVSAVRVIEREERTDRRALDRQRQTGFLPPGRPKRWKERMFQVLEGTVSARIEGSQSDTRESDRMWLVRLLEVARRNVLDDLVVVRHLMVQCFPPHYDTFRVFFHLYHRALSARVQELAADDLEANEIVSLLTWVLHTYDSEEMMGHPELSAECDINQLEPLLPEEVVDELLSKYIQTFTSNITGWLRKALETDRKDWYKDTEPEADQDGYYQTTLPAIVFQMFEQNLQVAVQINETFKDQVLQLCLKQMTSFLHRPRRARYKEDHLRDRQLPQCYVQYMIALINNCQTFKESISSLKRKYSHSMEPTANDAAIEKTLSEVAKDGCQFLLDEVFLDLEHHLSELLTRKWITGSHAVETICVTVEDYFSDFSRIKKPFNLEMTSEAHRRVVVEYVKAVMQKRISFRNADERREGADRMIREAQQFKLLFRKLSPDEDKEWLCDSITGMAEVFKLTDPTLLYLEVSTLVSKYPDIREEHIAALLAVRGDASRDMRQMIFETLNQNRSPFPASTPPIFKDITVPSLASMAVPKLLK, encoded by the exons ATGGAGGAGACGGATAGGGAGGCCTTTGCCACTTCGGTGCAGCGGGTCGCCGGCATGTTGCAGCGGCCGGATCAGCTGGACAAGGTGGAGCAGTACCGCCGAAGAGAGGCGCGCAAGAAGGCCTCCGTGGAAGCCCGTTTGAAG GCTGCTATCCAGTCCCAGCTGGACGGGGTCCGGACCGGACTCTGCCAGCTCCACAACGCCCTGGAGGACGTGAAGGACATCCAGAGCTCCCTGGCGGACGTCAGCAAGGACTGGAGGCAGAGCATCAACACCATCGAGAACCTGCGGGAGGTGAAGGACGCCGTGGTGCAGCACAGCCAGCTGGCCTCCGCTGTGGAGAACCTCAAGAACATATTCTCAG tgccgGAGATCGTGCAGGAGGCTCGGGAGCTCATCGAGCAGGGCGAGCTGCTGCAGGCGCACCGCAAGCTGATGGACCTGGAGTGCTCGCGCGACGACCTGATGTACGAGCAGCACCGCATGGACAGCCGCAGCGCGCACGACACGGGCCTGATCCGCGGCTACTTCGGCGACGTGCAGCGGCTGTCCGAGGAGCTGGCCAAGCAGCTGTGGGTGGTGCTGCAGCGCTCGCTGGTGACGGTGCGCCGCGACCCCACCGTGCTGGTGTCGGCGGTGCGCGTCATCGAGCGCGAGGAGCGCACCGACCGCCGGGCGCTGGACCGCCAGCGGCAGACGGGCTTCCTGCCGCCGGGCCGGCCCAAGCGCTGGAAGGAGCGCATGTTCCAGGTGCTGGAGGGCACGGTCAGCGCCCGCATCGAGGGCTCGCAGTCCGACACGCGCGAGTCGGACCGCATGTGGCTGGTGCGCCTGCTGGAGGTGGCCCGGCGCAACGTGCTGGACGACCTGGTGGTGGTGCGCCACCTGATGGTGCAGTGCTTCCCGCCGCACTACGACACCTTCCGCGTCTTCTTCCACCTGTACCACCGCGCCCTCTCCGCCCGCGTGCAGGAGCTGGCCGCCGACGACCTGGAGGCCAACGAGATCGTCTCCCTGCTCACCTGGGTGCTGCACACCTACGACAG tgaggAGATGATGGGGCATCCGGAACTCTCTGCTGAGTGCGACATCAACCAGCTGGAGCCGCTGCTGCCAGAGGAGGTGGTGGATGAGCTACTGAGCAAATACATCCAGACCTTTACA TCTAACATCACCGGCTGGCTGCGGAAGGCTCTGGAAACAGACCGGAAGGACTGGTATAAGGACACCGAGCCAGAGGCGGACCAGGACGGCTACTACCAGACCACCCTGCCTGCCATCGTCTTCCAG aTGTTCGAGCAGAATCTCCAGGTGGCGGTGCAGATTAACGAGACCTTCAAAGACCAGGTGCTGCAGCTGTGTCTGAAGCAGATGACCTCCTTCTTGCACAG GCCGAGGAGGGCGCGCTACAAGGAGGATCACCTGCGGGACCGGCAGCTGCCCCAGTGCTACGTGCAGTACATGATCGCCCTCATCAACAACTGCCAGACCTTTAA GGAGTCGATAAGCAGCCTGAAGAGGAAGTACTCCCACTCCATGGAGCCCACGGCCAACGACGCCGCCATCGAGAAGACCCTGAGCGAGGTGGCCAAAGATGGCTGCCAGTTCCTGCTGGACGAGGTCTTCCTGGACCTGGAG CATCACCTGAGCGAGCTCCTGACCAGGAAGTGGATTACGGGCTCCCATGCAGTGGAAACCATCTGTGTGACCGTGGAGGACTACTTCAGCGACTTCTCCAGGATTAAAAAGCCCTTCAACTTG GAGATGACCAGCGAGGCCCACcgcagggtggtggtggagtaCGTGAAGGCGGTGATGCAGAAGAGGATCAGCTTCCGGAACGCGGACgagcggagggagggggcggacaGGATGATCCGCGAGGCGCAGCAGTTCAAGCTGCTCTTCAGGAAGCTCTCTCCT GACGAGGACAAGGAGTGGCTGTGCGATTCCATCACGGGCATGGCTGAGGTGTTCAAACTCACAGACCCCACCCTGCTCTACCTGGAAGTGTCCACACTGGTGTCAAAGTACCCCGATATCAG GGAGGAGCAcatcgccgccctgctggcggTCAGAGGAGACGCCAGCCGGGACATGAGGCAGATGATCTTCGAGACGCTGAACCAGAACAGGTCGCCCTTCCCGGCCAGCACCCCGCCCATATTTAAGGACATCACCGTCCCCTCCCTCGCCTCCATGGCCGTCCCCAAGCTGCTCAAGTGA